The segment AAGGAGGGCTGTGCGACCATTGAAGCCAACAGCTTGATAGAACACATTTTGGAAGTTCTAATTACTGCTGTTAACATATGTCGAGATATTCTTCCGAGGAAATTTACCTGAATAACTGACGAGCCAGAAAGCTGACCCATGGTAACGATGAAAGAAGCAGTCATTGTCCGGCGGACATATTTCCTTGAGAACATGTGTCCAAGTGCTGTCATCCAGTTGAGATTTCCTTGATCTCGCTCCAATTGTATTTGCTCTTGGATTTGAACAAGCTCCCTGTCGATGTAAATCTCGTCATCCGTCTTGCCGTGAAGGCTGGTCAAGACCTGTCTAGCTTCTTCGTGACGATCTTTTAGTACCAGCCAACGAGGTGAAAATGGCACAAAGAAGATCATGACACAAAGGATAACGGGAACTGGGAGTTGCATAGCCATAGGAATGCGCCATTGACCGTTGCCAGATGAGAAAGCACCGGCGTATCCAATCCAGTTGGCAACGCCGAATCCGATCGCTATCATCATGCCTCGAAGGCCAACCAGAAAGCCGCGTCTGTCTTGTGAAGACACCTCGGCCAGATAAATGGGAACAACCGCGAGTATCTGTCCACATCCGATCCCTGCAATGAGCCTTCCGGTGACCATCATGCCAATGTTGACGGCAGCACACTGGAGTACTGCCCCGATGATGGCTGGGCTTGGATATCAATACTGAGAATCGACTTGAGTTTATGAATTACTCACTCAAGATAGATGCAAAGAGGATGGTGTATTTGCGGCTGAACCTGTCCGCAATGTATCCAGTGGTTAATCCACCGATAGCCTGCCCAGCATTGTAGACAGACACTATTGCACCTTGATACGTAGTGTTGACCATGGAAGGCCCATACATGGCCAATTTGAAGGTGTCATGGCCAAAGGTAGTTGCAATAATGCCTGTACGGACTTATTAGAAGTCACCTATCAGAAGAGTTAAGTCTCTTACCTGAACCAAGACCATAGATGAAGCCGCCCTGAGCAGCTACTAGAGCCACAGCCACAGCGAGAAATCTCATGGTTAGCAAATTACTGTGATGAGAAAGAACGCAGTAGTATCCGATGCCGGGAATTGGGGAGTATAGAAGGCATGGGCATCAGCACTTCCCCGCAATCTGGGGTCCCCAAAGATCTACATATCGGGATGAGGAGAGAGATGCAGCCGCCGCAAGAACAAACCGAAACGCCGAGAGGTGTCGGTTAAGCATGACCCGA is part of the Fusarium oxysporum Fo47 chromosome VII, complete sequence genome and harbors:
- a CDS encoding general substrate transporter, which produces MRFLAVAVALVAAQGGFIYGLGSGIIATTFGHDTFKLAMYGPSMVNTTYQGAIVSVYNAGQAIGGLTTGYIADRFSRKYTILFASILTIIGAVLQCAAVNIGMMVTGRLIAGIGCGQILAVVPIYLAEVSSQDRRGFLVGLRGMMIAIGFGVANWIGYAGAFSSGNGQWRIPMAMQLPVPVILCVMIFFVPFSPRWLVLKDRHEEARQVLTSLHGKTDDEIYIDRELVQIQEQIQLERDQGNLNWMTALGHMFSRKYVRRTMTASFIVTMGQLSGSSVIQNFQNVFYQAVGFNGRTALLISGVYGMMCIIGQVIYLAFVADKLPRTLTLWSGSLVLSSMIAICMALSAQFGSVDNENQAGARAAIASIFVYSLSYAIFFNAMIWVVPSELFPFFLRTKGLAFAVASKSVVAIVLSQVTPLAIANVSWRYYSLFIASNLATAVFYFFFLPETVSNHITPFIREC